The Calditrichota bacterium genome includes a window with the following:
- a CDS encoding ATP-binding cassette domain-containing protein — MSQKNHRKILLSEITNPVLQATHIRKTFSSFLAVDDFSISLTPGEIVGILGPNGAGKTTILRMLVGLIHP; from the coding sequence ATTTCTCAAAAAAATCACAGGAAAATCCTATTGTCTGAAATCACGAATCCGGTTTTACAGGCAACTCATATCCGAAAGACTTTCTCATCTTTTCTCGCTGTGGATGATTTTTCCATCTCGCTTACCCCCGGAGAAATTGTGGGTATTTTGGGTCCTAACGGCGCCGGGAAGACCACTATTCTGCGCATGTTGGTTGGGCTCATTCATCCTG
- a CDS encoding DUF4097 domain-containing protein, producing the protein MLQRRNGPAIFSIFLSALLFTIFCFVGAAHCSSYESKISKSFFVKKNQTLKLNSDLGAVTVKSWARDVVKIDVIKKVRASSKRKAEDLFNRFKVDFVQNNQGIEVKGNYHGPHSWFFGGKKISVRYEIFVPYEFNLDIQTAGGSITVGDLAGKTRLNTSGGGISLGKILGYVDAKTSGGGITVEQVSGDVNVKTSGGGIRIGEVTGSLKAITSGGSISTKSVKGDAFVQTSGGSLKLYGLMGRVQGQTSGGSVTAEIVGEISGDSYLKTSGGGMKVYVNQDADFNIDAHSSGGGISADLPVTATGKVKSNTLIGKVNRGGSTLTLRTSGGSIRIKLLEEAK; encoded by the coding sequence ATGTTACAACGACGCAATGGTCCTGCAATTTTTTCTATTTTCTTAAGTGCGCTGCTGTTTACCATTTTCTGCTTTGTCGGCGCGGCACACTGCTCCTCGTATGAAAGCAAAATTTCCAAATCGTTTTTCGTCAAAAAGAATCAGACGCTGAAGCTTAATTCTGACCTGGGCGCAGTGACAGTCAAAAGCTGGGCGCGCGACGTTGTCAAAATTGACGTCATCAAAAAAGTTCGAGCTTCCAGCAAGCGAAAAGCCGAAGATTTATTTAACCGCTTTAAAGTCGATTTTGTTCAAAATAATCAGGGAATTGAAGTCAAAGGAAACTACCACGGGCCTCATTCTTGGTTTTTCGGCGGCAAAAAGATTTCCGTGCGCTACGAAATTTTTGTGCCCTACGAATTCAATCTGGACATTCAAACCGCTGGCGGTAGCATCACTGTCGGCGATTTGGCAGGAAAAACGAGACTGAACACTTCCGGAGGAGGAATTTCACTGGGGAAAATCCTCGGCTATGTTGACGCAAAAACTTCCGGCGGGGGCATCACCGTTGAACAAGTTAGTGGAGATGTGAATGTAAAAACTTCGGGCGGCGGCATTCGCATCGGCGAAGTGACAGGGTCGCTGAAAGCGATTACTTCCGGCGGAAGTATTTCCACAAAATCCGTCAAAGGAGACGCCTTCGTGCAGACTTCCGGCGGCAGTCTCAAATTATACGGACTCATGGGACGCGTACAGGGACAGACGTCCGGTGGTAGCGTGACAGCGGAAATTGTCGGCGAAATTTCCGGAGATAGTTACCTCAAAACATCCGGTGGTGGCATGAAAGTGTACGTCAATCAAGACGCAGATTTCAACATCGATGCCCATTCCAGTGGCGGCGGCATTTCCGCGGATTTGCCCGTAACAGCAACAGGAAAAGTCAAATCCAACACCTTGATCGGCAAAGTGAACCGCGGCGGCAGTACGCTCACGCTGCGAACTTCCGGCGGGAGTATTCGGATCAAACTGCTGGAAGAGGCAAAATAA
- a CDS encoding kinase/pyrophosphorylase — protein MIHIFVISDGTGITAKHDFETALTQLPSKQHDITLFPEVRSTEKLHQIITQIIPHNSLNAHTHANKLALSRRTKNRHSGRPADPFVSLDDGNERWTVDRGIFAHRRKPMKKFFSNQAIKCIPGVTTKLISGDAS, from the coding sequence ATGATTCACATTTTTGTGATTTCTGACGGTACAGGCATCACCGCAAAACACGATTTCGAAACGGCGCTTACCCAGTTACCATCCAAGCAACATGACATCACTTTATTCCCCGAAGTACGCAGCACAGAAAAATTACACCAAATCATAACTCAAATAATTCCACACAATTCACTCAATGCTCACACACATGCGAACAAGCTCGCTTTATCGCGGCGAACGAAAAACCGGCATTCGGGACGGCCGGCGGACCCGTTTGTTTCGCTCGACGATGGAAACGAAAGATGGACGGTTGACCGGGGAATTTTTGCACATCGCCGCAAACCGATGAAAAAGTTTTTCAGCAATCAAGCTATAAAATGCATTCCAGGCGTCACAACTAAATTGATTTCAGGCGATGCCTCGTAA
- a CDS encoding acyl-CoA dehydrogenase encodes MDFSFREDQKMIIEEARRFAEEQLAPRVSELEEKGEVNLAALKALGGLGYFGMTVPEQYGGVDVGTVAYAGAILELSKGDAGTAVGVAVHNSLVNEGILKYGTEQQKLQFLPKLATGEWLGCFSLSEANAGSDPGALRTMAERRGDEFILNGTKNFTTNGDFADVIIIFAQTDKEKGSRGISAFLMKRDTPGFSVGKHENKMGLRTASCTELVFNNCRLPESAMLGKENEGLKIALTLLDGGRIGIAAQAIGIAEAAFEEALRYSKERVQFKRPIAEFQAIQFKLAEMATEIELAKTMLFRVAWMKESGHHDYVKEAAMIKLFASEMAHRVCHKAVQIHGGYGYMKEYKVERLYRDQRVTEIYEGTSEIQKIVIARKILS; translated from the coding sequence ATGGATTTTTCTTTTCGGGAAGATCAAAAAATGATAATTGAAGAAGCCAGGCGGTTCGCGGAAGAACAATTAGCTCCCAGGGTATCTGAATTAGAGGAAAAGGGCGAGGTCAATTTAGCCGCATTGAAGGCATTGGGCGGATTGGGTTATTTTGGAATGACCGTCCCGGAGCAGTACGGAGGCGTGGATGTCGGCACTGTCGCCTATGCCGGCGCTATTCTCGAATTGAGCAAAGGAGACGCCGGCACCGCAGTTGGCGTTGCTGTGCATAATTCGCTGGTGAACGAAGGCATTTTGAAATACGGCACAGAACAACAAAAATTGCAATTTTTGCCCAAACTGGCGACCGGAGAATGGCTCGGCTGTTTTTCGCTCTCCGAAGCCAACGCCGGCAGTGATCCCGGCGCGTTGCGGACGATGGCGGAGCGCCGTGGCGATGAATTTATTCTGAACGGGACGAAAAATTTCACGACCAACGGCGATTTCGCCGACGTGATCATCATTTTTGCCCAGACGGACAAAGAAAAAGGTTCGCGCGGCATTTCTGCTTTTTTAATGAAACGGGACACGCCAGGCTTCAGCGTGGGAAAGCATGAAAATAAAATGGGATTGCGAACAGCCAGTTGCACGGAACTTGTTTTCAATAATTGCCGTTTGCCGGAGTCTGCCATGCTCGGGAAAGAAAACGAGGGTTTGAAAATTGCGCTGACTTTGCTTGACGGAGGACGGATAGGCATTGCGGCGCAGGCAATCGGTATCGCAGAAGCAGCTTTTGAAGAAGCTCTGCGCTATTCCAAGGAACGAGTTCAATTCAAACGCCCCATTGCGGAATTTCAGGCAATTCAATTCAAATTAGCGGAAATGGCAACGGAAATCGAATTGGCAAAAACCATGCTTTTTCGCGTCGCATGGATGAAAGAGTCCGGACATCACGATTATGTCAAGGAGGCAGCAATGATCAAGTTGTTCGCCTCTGAAATGGCGCATCGTGTGTGCCACAAAGCAGTGCAGATTCACGGCGGCTATGGCTACATGAAGGAGTACAAAGTTGAGCGGTTGTACCGGGATCAGCGGGTGACGGAAATTTATGAAGGAACTTCTGAGATTCAGAAAATTGTCATCGCGAGGAAGATTTTGTCGTAA